A stretch of Eleutherodactylus coqui strain aEleCoq1 chromosome 2, aEleCoq1.hap1, whole genome shotgun sequence DNA encodes these proteins:
- the RLIG1 gene encoding RNA ligase 1, producing MPRGSVQQKISCVFVTQVKDEPSCKREQQMFKVLATETLHPLAQSAAIDSALATEKVDGTCCYVTTHKGLPYLWARYDRKPTKQAEKRFKKYIHSKGNSKDFAWNVDEDFKVVPDFWIPAKGVKQSNGKLYPDENGHIPGWVPVENGNKQYCWHSSAIDYTLGVALVLKPKIEDPESLEICLVHLSNLLEQTLELIGTNINGNPYGIGNKKNPIHLLVPHGTFLIKDLAALDHNSLMSWFEHCEEGKVEGIVWHCKDGSLFKLHRHHLGLHWPLNDTHLNSKPVSIRLDLCKYEGDSSTLLGRFSKKDTQSYDRLKDILLD from the exons ATGCCGCGCGGCTCGGTGCAGCAGAAGATCTCCTGTGTGTTCGTCACTCAAGTAAAAGATGAGCCGTCCTGCAAGCGGGAGCAGCAG ATGTTCAAAGTGCTGGCTACAGAAACGCTGCACCCCCTGGCACAGAGCGCTGCTATTGACAGTGCACTGGCTACAGAGAAGGTGGATGGTACCTGCTGCTATGTGACCACTCACAAAG GTCTCCCATACCTGTGGGCACGATATGATAGGAAACCAACAAAACAGGCAGAAAAgaggtttaaaaaatatattcatTCAAAGGGAAACTCCAAAG aTTTTGCTTGGAATGTTGATGAGGATTTCAAAGTTGTCCCCGATTTTTGGATTCCAGCAAAGGGTGTAAAGCAATCTAATGGCAAACTGTATCCTgatgaaaatggccatataccaG GTTGGGTGCCTGTGGAAAATGGCAATAAGCAGTATTGTTGGCATTCATCTGCTATCGATTACACATTAGGAGTAGCCCTAGTATTAAAACCCAAAATAGAAGATCCTGAGTCTTTGGAGATTTGTCTTGTTCATTTGTCAAATCTGCTTGAGCAAACACTAGAACTCATTGGGACCAATATTAATGGAAATCCATATG GCATTGGTAATAAGAAGAATCCGATTCACCTCCTTGTCCCTCACGGCACTTTCCTCATAAAAGATCTAGCAGCGCTGGATCACAACAGTCTTATGTCTTGGTTTGAACATTGTGAAGAGGGGAAAGTAGAAGGCATAGTATGGCACTGCAAAGATGGATCTTTATTCAAG ctCCATCGTCATCATCTTGGATTACATTGGCCACTCAATGACACGCACCTAAATTCCAAACCAGTTTCCATTAGATTGGACTTATGCAAATATGAAGGCGATTCAAGCACGTTATTAGGTCGGTTTTCGAAGAAAGACACTCAGTCTTATGACAGATTAAAAGACATTTTGTTGGACTGA